AACTTAATATGAGATTAATAATGAAGTCAACTCTTTATGGAATAGCTTATTGATATAATCAAGATTAACTTTCAAAATTCTCTGCCTGCTTAGTTACACATCTGCAGAAACCGTGAAAAATCGCGCATATTCCGCCCATCATAGAAAAAATCCCCCAAAATAAGGGACGGCCAAAAACATGAGCAAACGTTGGCTCGGAATGCGGCAAAAGTAAAATGCCCCAGGTTATCAAGTATGCTCCAACTGCTATGCAAGCATGTCCGAAAACCAAAGCGGCAGCGCGTCCGGAACTACAAGCAAGATATAAAAGCGCTCCGCCGATAATAACCGGTATTATCCCGCCCATACTTACAGATTTTATCATCATGTAAATCCCTATGACTATTAAGAACGATTCCTAAAGCTGCCGTAATTCTGCTTGGTTTCATGTCAATTAATCTCTTTCTAAGTCTTGCATTAATGAACTTCAACAATTATCTTATTATCAAAATAAATAATTGATAGGTAAAAATCAACAGGCAAATTAGTCGAGGCAAAAGCATGGGGAAAACCAACAATCCAATCCGTGATTTTATAAAAATACACTATAAACATTTCAACGCCGCAGTAATTGTTGAGGCGGCTCAAGCCTGGGTCGGACATCTTGACAAAGGCGGCAAGATGTTGCTAACATTGGCCGGAGCTATGAGCACCGGCGAGATAGGTATCTCGTTAGCTGAGATGATTCGCAAGGACAAAGTCCATGGCATCTGTGCAACCGCCGCTAATCTCGAAGAGGATATATTCAACCTGGTAGCTCATAGCCACTATAAACGTGTGCCGCATTATCGCACATTATCCGCACAACAAGAGCTTGAACTCCTTAAAAAGAAAATGAACCGAGTTACCGATACCTGTATCCCCGAAGAAGAGGCGATGCGGCGAATCGAACGCAAGCTTCTCAAGCTCTGGCAAAAAGCGGACAAGGCACACGAGCGATATTTTCCGTATGAATATATATATCAGCTTTTAAAAAGCGGCGCATTGGACGATATCTGCGAAATCGATCCTAAAAATTCATGGGTTCTGTCAGCATATGAAAAAAATATACCCATATTCACTCCCGGATGGGAGGATTCTACGCTTGGCAATGTCTT
The sequence above is a segment of the Candidatus Zixiibacteriota bacterium genome. Coding sequences within it:
- a CDS encoding deoxyhypusine synthase family protein, coding for MGKTNNPIRDFIKIHYKHFNAAVIVEAAQAWVGHLDKGGKMLLTLAGAMSTGEIGISLAEMIRKDKVHGICATAANLEEDIFNLVAHSHYKRVPHYRTLSAQQELELLKKKMNRVTDTCIPEEEAMRRIERKLLKLWQKADKAHERYFPYEYIYQLLKSGALDDICEIDPKNSWVLSAYEKNIPIFTPGWEDSTLGNVFVANVIREELSSYNCLKSGLEQMELLVNWYRENTKDSAIGFFQIGGGIAGDFAICVVPLIQQDLKEDCRLWGYFAQISDSTTSYGSYSGAVPNEKITWGKLGIDTPRFIIESDASIAAPLIFGYVLGK